In Halostella litorea, a single window of DNA contains:
- a CDS encoding DUF5785 family protein, whose translation MDWPHDPDGDEGSEGMRKYGMAILAKKLDEDEGFPLDVDEFVAEHGDEPLRLNHRRIVSVADVFEHVREDEFEDIVSFHKGVGRAMREGGFWEYHPQGEDPEHKPA comes from the coding sequence ATGGACTGGCCCCACGACCCCGACGGCGACGAGGGCAGCGAAGGGATGCGGAAGTACGGGATGGCGATCCTCGCCAAGAAACTGGACGAGGACGAGGGCTTCCCGCTCGACGTCGACGAGTTCGTCGCGGAACATGGCGACGAGCCGCTCCGGCTCAACCACCGCCGCATCGTCAGCGTCGCCGACGTGTTCGAACACGTCCGCGAGGACGAGTTCGAGGACATCGTCTCGTTCCACAAGGGCGTCGGCCGCGCGATGCGCGAGGGCGGCTTCTGGGAGTACCACCCGCAGGGCGAGGACCCCGAGCACAAGCCCGCGTAA
- the glmS gene encoding methylaspartate mutase subunit S, which produces MAQTVILGVIGSDAHVVGITILEQTFEAAGFDVVNLGVQTSQEEFASAAASHDAEAVLVSSLYGHAEQDCQGFHETLAGHETDAVTYIGGNLAVGQNDFAETRERFRRLGFDRVFDSETDPEEAVAALRQDLGIHSTEPDERVRA; this is translated from the coding sequence ATGGCCCAGACAGTCATCCTCGGCGTTATCGGGTCCGATGCCCACGTCGTGGGCATCACGATCCTCGAACAGACGTTCGAAGCGGCCGGCTTCGACGTCGTCAACCTCGGCGTCCAGACCTCCCAGGAGGAGTTCGCGAGCGCAGCCGCGTCCCACGACGCCGAGGCCGTACTGGTCTCCTCGCTGTACGGCCACGCCGAGCAGGACTGCCAGGGGTTCCACGAGACGCTCGCCGGGCACGAGACCGACGCGGTCACCTACATCGGCGGCAACCTCGCGGTCGGGCAAAACGACTTCGCCGAGACCCGCGAGCGGTTCCGCCGGCTCGGCTTCGACCGCGTCTTCGACTCCGAGACCGACCCCGAGGAGGCAGTCGCCGCCCTCCGACAGGACCTCGGGATCCACAGCACGGAGCCGGACGAACGGGTTCGGGCGTAG
- a CDS encoding CBS domain-containing protein: MESVTIRDVMTREYVGVSESDTVLGAVRLMREEEAGSVVVLRGSDPVGMLTEWDVLGVVADEADPAETTVASVMSEPVLTVAADESLQTATGKMSSERVRRLVVTDDGEVVGVLSERDVIAAAATGSAPESAPAAPHDADPVAAATVEGAQRDDRVRAEPNGGYSDQGVCEACGALADTLREFNGQLVCAECREV; the protein is encoded by the coding sequence ATGGAAAGCGTGACGATCAGAGACGTGATGACCAGGGAGTACGTCGGCGTCAGCGAGTCCGACACGGTCCTCGGGGCGGTGCGGCTGATGCGCGAGGAGGAGGCCGGCAGCGTCGTCGTGCTCCGCGGCAGCGACCCGGTCGGGATGCTGACCGAGTGGGACGTGCTCGGTGTCGTCGCCGACGAGGCGGACCCCGCGGAGACGACCGTCGCCTCGGTGATGTCGGAGCCGGTTCTCACCGTCGCCGCCGACGAGAGCCTTCAGACTGCGACCGGGAAGATGTCGAGCGAGCGGGTCCGGCGGCTGGTCGTGACCGACGACGGCGAAGTCGTGGGCGTGCTGAGCGAGCGCGACGTCATCGCGGCCGCCGCTACTGGCTCCGCGCCCGAGTCTGCCCCGGCCGCGCCCCACGACGCGGACCCGGTCGCGGCCGCCACGGTCGAGGGGGCCCAGCGCGACGACCGGGTCCGGGCGGAACCGAACGGCGGCTACTCCGATCAGGGCGTCTGTGAGGCCTGTGGCGCGCTCGCCGACACGCTCCGGGAGTTCAACGGCCAGCTCGTCTGCGCCGAGTGTCGGGAAGTCTAA
- the mct gene encoding succinyl-CoA:mesaconate CoA-transferase encodes MGALDDLRVLDLTQVLAGPYCTMLLADMGADVVKVERPGGDLIRSNPPFAEDPEAEAYGGYFQSVNRGKRSLELDLGDGRDREAFLDLVERADVVVENYRAGTMESFDLGYETLRERNPELVYSAIRGFGDPRTGATDRQGQPSFDLVAQALGGVMEITGQADGPPTKVGPGIGDLFTAALNAVGILAAVHHRERTGEGQFVDTGMYDAIVSLCERTVYQHSYTGDPPTRRGNSHPTLFPYDAFETRDGHVVVAAFGNNHWTALCEAMDRPDLAADYPDPGSRLRNRESLRETIAAWTADRTTDEAVAALDGLPVAPVQNTADIFDDPHLREREMLVEVDQPGADRRVTVAGTPIKMTGTPPEPGDRAPLLDEHREEVLGRTAASDD; translated from the coding sequence ATGGGAGCCCTCGACGACCTGCGCGTGCTCGACCTGACGCAGGTGCTCGCCGGCCCGTACTGTACGATGCTGCTCGCGGACATGGGCGCGGACGTGGTAAAGGTCGAACGGCCCGGCGGCGACCTCATCCGGTCGAACCCGCCGTTCGCCGAGGACCCGGAGGCCGAGGCGTACGGCGGGTACTTCCAGAGCGTCAACCGCGGCAAGCGGAGCCTCGAACTCGACCTCGGGGACGGGCGCGACCGCGAGGCGTTCCTCGACCTCGTCGAGCGCGCCGACGTCGTCGTCGAGAACTACCGCGCCGGCACGATGGAGTCGTTCGACCTGGGCTACGAGACGCTCCGGGAGCGCAACCCCGAACTGGTGTACAGCGCGATCCGGGGCTTCGGCGACCCGCGAACCGGCGCGACCGACCGGCAGGGCCAGCCCTCGTTCGATCTCGTCGCGCAGGCGCTGGGCGGCGTCATGGAGATCACCGGGCAGGCCGACGGCCCGCCGACGAAGGTCGGCCCCGGGATCGGCGACCTGTTCACCGCCGCGCTGAACGCCGTGGGGATCCTCGCGGCGGTCCACCACCGCGAGCGAACCGGCGAGGGGCAGTTCGTCGACACCGGCATGTACGACGCCATCGTCTCGCTGTGCGAGCGGACGGTGTACCAGCACTCCTACACCGGCGACCCGCCGACGCGACGGGGGAACTCCCACCCGACGCTGTTTCCCTACGACGCCTTCGAGACCAGGGACGGCCACGTCGTCGTCGCGGCGTTCGGGAACAACCACTGGACGGCGCTGTGCGAGGCGATGGACCGCCCGGACCTGGCGGCCGACTACCCCGACCCGGGGAGCCGCCTGCGGAACCGCGAGTCGCTCCGGGAGACCATCGCCGCGTGGACCGCCGACCGGACGACCGACGAGGCCGTCGCCGCGCTCGACGGACTGCCCGTCGCGCCGGTGCAAAACACCGCGGACATCTTCGACGACCCGCACCTCCGCGAGCGGGAGATGCTGGTCGAGGTCGACCAGCCCGGCGCCGACCGGCGCGTCACCGTCGCCGGCACGCCGATCAAGATGACCGGGACGCCGCCGGAGCCCGGCGACCGCGCGCCGCTGCTCGACGAACACCGCGAGGAGGTCCTCGGCCGGACCGCCGCCTCGGACGACTGA
- a CDS encoding methylaspartate mutase subunit E produces the protein MIRDERLPPEELRRIDESVRGDWPTGEDVDFDEAVAYHESLPDGKRFARVLETADRPLLQPRAGVPRLDDQIDLLRHLERDGLADLLPTTIDSYTRDNEYAKAREGLAESRETGEDALNGFPAVNHGVDGCRTLIEALDRPIEVRHGTPDARLLAAVTFAGGFQSFEGGPISYNIPYTKEDDLETTIEHWQYVDRLAGAYTDRGVRINREPFGPLTGTLVPPCIAIAVMVVEGLLAATQGVRSLTLGYGQVGNVVQDVAALRALRSLGEEYLPDAVTVTTVFHEWMGGFPPDEARANGVIGLGGATAALARPDKVITKSPQEFRGVPTKEANAAGLRTTRQLIDMLIEQDIDIDGIAEERELIERATRDLLDAVYRRGDGDVARGVVRTFESGALDVPFAPSDSAAGDVLPARDDDGRVRIFTFADLAVRDEIKEVHGARLDDRARTEGRDRSFTMVADDVDAISDGKLIGRPGGGTDAD, from the coding sequence ATGATACGCGACGAACGCCTTCCCCCCGAGGAGTTGCGACGCATCGACGAGTCCGTCCGGGGCGACTGGCCCACCGGCGAGGACGTCGACTTCGACGAGGCGGTGGCGTACCACGAGTCGCTTCCCGACGGCAAGCGGTTCGCCCGCGTGCTGGAGACGGCGGACCGACCGCTGCTTCAGCCCCGGGCCGGCGTCCCGCGGCTGGACGACCAGATCGACCTGCTCCGCCACCTGGAACGCGACGGCCTCGCGGACCTGCTGCCGACGACCATCGACTCGTACACGCGCGACAACGAGTACGCGAAGGCCCGCGAGGGCCTCGCGGAGTCCCGCGAGACCGGCGAGGACGCGCTCAACGGCTTCCCGGCCGTCAACCACGGCGTCGACGGCTGCCGGACGCTGATCGAGGCGCTCGACCGGCCGATAGAGGTCCGCCACGGGACGCCCGACGCGCGCCTGCTGGCGGCGGTCACGTTCGCCGGCGGGTTCCAGAGCTTCGAGGGCGGGCCGATATCCTACAACATCCCCTACACGAAGGAGGACGACCTCGAAACGACGATCGAACACTGGCAGTACGTCGACCGCCTCGCCGGCGCGTACACCGACCGCGGCGTCCGGATCAACCGCGAGCCGTTCGGGCCGCTGACCGGGACGCTCGTCCCGCCCTGCATCGCCATCGCGGTGATGGTCGTGGAGGGGCTGCTCGCGGCCACGCAGGGCGTCCGCTCGCTGACGCTCGGCTACGGGCAGGTCGGCAACGTCGTGCAGGACGTGGCCGCCCTGCGCGCGCTCCGGAGCCTCGGCGAGGAGTACCTCCCCGACGCGGTGACGGTGACGACCGTCTTCCACGAGTGGATGGGCGGGTTCCCGCCGGACGAGGCCCGCGCGAACGGCGTCATCGGCCTCGGCGGCGCGACCGCCGCCCTCGCGCGACCCGACAAGGTGATCACGAAGTCCCCCCAGGAGTTCCGGGGCGTCCCGACGAAGGAGGCAAACGCCGCGGGACTCCGCACCACGAGACAGCTCATCGACATGCTCATCGAGCAGGACATCGACATCGACGGCATCGCCGAGGAACGGGAGTTGATCGAACGCGCCACCCGCGACCTGCTGGACGCCGTGTATCGACGCGGCGACGGCGACGTGGCCCGCGGCGTCGTCCGCACGTTCGAATCGGGCGCCCTCGACGTCCCGTTCGCGCCCAGCGACAGCGCGGCGGGCGACGTGTTGCCCGCCCGCGACGACGACGGCCGCGTCCGGATCTTCACGTTCGCGGATCTCGCCGTCCGGGACGAGATCAAGGAGGTCCATGGCGCCCGCCTTGACGACCGGGCGCGCACCGAGGGCCGCGACCGCTCGTTCACGATGGTCGCCGACGACGTGGACGCGATAAGCGACGGCAAACTCATCGGCCGCCCCGGAGGTGGGACGGATGCGGATTGA